A stretch of Garra rufa chromosome 11, GarRuf1.0, whole genome shotgun sequence DNA encodes these proteins:
- the cttn gene encoding src substrate cortactin isoform X2, giving the protein MWKAAAGQSVSVAVDDGGDDWETDPDFENDVSEKEQRWGAKTVAGSGHQEHINIHKLRERVSSEHSELKQKELEGMPKASHGYGGKFGLQQDRMDKSAVGHEYQSKLSKHCSQTDTSKGFGGKFGVEADRVDQSAVGFEYAGKTEKHASQKDYATGFGGRYGVQADRVDQSAVGFDYQGKTEKHESQKDYAKGFGGKFGVETDKVDKSAVGFEYQGKTEKHESQKDYVKGFGGKFGVQSDRQDKSAVGWDHQEKLQLHESQKDYAKGFGGKYGVQKDRMDKSAGTFEEVEKPSTAYQKTRPVEAAGSSAGSIKARFENIAKQKEEEDRKKAEEERTRRQAKEKQEQEEAHRKQKVEPVSEAVENGANVYEVEPVSTEPTYEEPVQEDLYQNPEQDDQYPTPGAQSYEYGEDLGLTAVALYDYQAAGDDEISFDPDDIITNIEMIDEGWWRGVCRGAYGLFPANYVEVRQ; this is encoded by the exons ATGTGGAAGGCAGCTGCAGGTCAGTCCGTCTCTGTTGCAGTAGATGATGGAGGAGATGATTGGGAAACTGACCCAGACTTTGAG AATGATGTATCAGAGAAGGAGCAGCGTTGGGGTGCCAAGACTGTGGCTGGCTCTGGCCATCAGGAACACATCaa TATTCATAAGCTTCGTGAGAGGGTATCATCTGAACACAGTGAACTGAAGCAGAAGGAGTTGGAGGGCATGCCCAAAGCATCTCACGGTTATGGTGGAAAGTTTGGATTGCAGCAAGATCGTATGGATAAG TCTGCTGTGGGACACGAATATCAGAGCAAGCTGTCCAAACATTGCTCCCAGACTGACACCTCAAAGGGTTTTGGAGGTAAATTTGGAGTGGAAGCTGACCGTGTCGACCAG TCTGCTGTGGGCTTTGAATATGctggaaaaacagaaaaacatgCTTCTCAGAAAG ACTATGCCACCGGGTTTGGGGGCCGCTATGGCGTGCAAGCAGATCGTGTGGACCAGAGTGCTGTTGGCTTCGATTATCAGGGGAAAACAGAAAAGCACGAGTCACAGAAAG ATTATGCCAAAGGCTTTGGTGGCAAATTTGGAGTGGAGACGGATAAAGTGGACAAGAGCGCTGTGGGCTTTGAGTACCAGGGAAAGACTGAGAAACACGAGTCTCAGAAAG ACTATGTAAAGGGTTTCGGAGGTAAGTTTGGCGTTCAGTCGGACCGTCAGGATAAATCTGCGGTGGGATGGGACCATCAGGAGAAACTGCAGCTGCATGAGTCACAGAAAG attatgccAAAGGATTTGGAGGAAAGTATGGTGTGCAGAAAGACCGAATGGACAAG AGCGCCGGCACGTTTGAGGAGGTGGAGAAGCCAAGCACGGCATATCAGAAGACCCGTCCTGTTGAAGCAG CTGGCAGTAGTGCTGGCAGTATTAAGGCTCGTTTTGAGAACATTGCGAAGcagaaggaggaggaggacagGAAGAAAGCAGAAGAGGAACGCACCAGACGACAGGCCAAGGAGAAACAGGAGCAGGAAGAGGCGCACAGAAAGCAGAAG GTGGAGCCCGTCAGTGAGGCGGTGGAAAACGGTGCAAATGTGTATGAGGTGGAGCCGGTCTCAACAGAACCCACATATGAAGAACCAGTCCAGGAGGACCTGTACCAGAACCCTGAGCAGGACGACCAGTACCCGACCCCAG GTGCTCAATCATATGAGTATGGAGAGGATCTTGGCTTGACTGCAGTGGCTCTGTATGACTATCAGGCTG CGGGCGATGATGAGATTTCCTTTGATCCTGACGACATCATAACCAACATCGAGATGATTGACGAGGGCTGGTGGAGGGGCGTGTGTCGAGGCGCATACGGACTCTTCCCAGCCAATTATGTTGAAGTTCGACAGTAG
- the cttn gene encoding src substrate cortactin isoform X1, with protein MWKAAAGQSVSVAVDDGGDDWETDPDFENDVSEKEQRWGAKTVAGSGHQEHINIHKLRERVSSEHSELKQKELEGMPKASHGYGGKFGLQQDRMDKSAVGHEYQSKLSKHCSQTDTSKGFGGKFGVEADRVDQSAVGFEYAGKTEKHASQKDYATGFGGRYGVQADRVDQSAVGFDYQGKTEKHESQKDYAKGFGGKFGVETDKVDKSAVGFEYQGKTEKHESQKDYVKGFGGKFGVQSDRQDKSAVGWDHQEKLQLHESQKDYAKGFGGKYGVQKDRMDKSAGTFEEVEKPSTAYQKTRPVEAAGSSAGSIKARFENIAKQKEEEDRKKAEEERTRRQAKEKQEQEEAHRKQKVEPVSEAVENGANVYEVEPVSTEPTYEEPVQEDLYQNPEQDDQYPTPGALTHPDTGAQSYEYGEDLGLTAVALYDYQAAGDDEISFDPDDIITNIEMIDEGWWRGVCRGAYGLFPANYVEVRQ; from the exons ATGTGGAAGGCAGCTGCAGGTCAGTCCGTCTCTGTTGCAGTAGATGATGGAGGAGATGATTGGGAAACTGACCCAGACTTTGAG AATGATGTATCAGAGAAGGAGCAGCGTTGGGGTGCCAAGACTGTGGCTGGCTCTGGCCATCAGGAACACATCaa TATTCATAAGCTTCGTGAGAGGGTATCATCTGAACACAGTGAACTGAAGCAGAAGGAGTTGGAGGGCATGCCCAAAGCATCTCACGGTTATGGTGGAAAGTTTGGATTGCAGCAAGATCGTATGGATAAG TCTGCTGTGGGACACGAATATCAGAGCAAGCTGTCCAAACATTGCTCCCAGACTGACACCTCAAAGGGTTTTGGAGGTAAATTTGGAGTGGAAGCTGACCGTGTCGACCAG TCTGCTGTGGGCTTTGAATATGctggaaaaacagaaaaacatgCTTCTCAGAAAG ACTATGCCACCGGGTTTGGGGGCCGCTATGGCGTGCAAGCAGATCGTGTGGACCAGAGTGCTGTTGGCTTCGATTATCAGGGGAAAACAGAAAAGCACGAGTCACAGAAAG ATTATGCCAAAGGCTTTGGTGGCAAATTTGGAGTGGAGACGGATAAAGTGGACAAGAGCGCTGTGGGCTTTGAGTACCAGGGAAAGACTGAGAAACACGAGTCTCAGAAAG ACTATGTAAAGGGTTTCGGAGGTAAGTTTGGCGTTCAGTCGGACCGTCAGGATAAATCTGCGGTGGGATGGGACCATCAGGAGAAACTGCAGCTGCATGAGTCACAGAAAG attatgccAAAGGATTTGGAGGAAAGTATGGTGTGCAGAAAGACCGAATGGACAAG AGCGCCGGCACGTTTGAGGAGGTGGAGAAGCCAAGCACGGCATATCAGAAGACCCGTCCTGTTGAAGCAG CTGGCAGTAGTGCTGGCAGTATTAAGGCTCGTTTTGAGAACATTGCGAAGcagaaggaggaggaggacagGAAGAAAGCAGAAGAGGAACGCACCAGACGACAGGCCAAGGAGAAACAGGAGCAGGAAGAGGCGCACAGAAAGCAGAAG GTGGAGCCCGTCAGTGAGGCGGTGGAAAACGGTGCAAATGTGTATGAGGTGGAGCCGGTCTCAACAGAACCCACATATGAAGAACCAGTCCAGGAGGACCTGTACCAGAACCCTGAGCAGGACGACCAGTACCCGACCCCAGGTGCGCTGACACATCCTGACACCG GTGCTCAATCATATGAGTATGGAGAGGATCTTGGCTTGACTGCAGTGGCTCTGTATGACTATCAGGCTG CGGGCGATGATGAGATTTCCTTTGATCCTGACGACATCATAACCAACATCGAGATGATTGACGAGGGCTGGTGGAGGGGCGTGTGTCGAGGCGCATACGGACTCTTCCCAGCCAATTATGTTGAAGTTCGACAGTAG